In Oreochromis niloticus isolate F11D_XX linkage group LG12, O_niloticus_UMD_NMBU, whole genome shotgun sequence, the DNA window cacgtacacacccacacacacacatgtacacacacacacacacacacgtacaaatTAGTTTTCTTCTTCCAGCCACAGGCTTTCAACTCATTTAGTACCTGGCAGGTACAGGCAGGATTTAGCTTTCCATCACTGAAACTCGAGTATAGTTATATATGACTACATGCATATAGATAATGTGAGTAcagacttaaaaaaatattacaagCCTATGCAGTCAGGTAATCAGCATCCTCCTGTCAAAACATTGCCCCCTGGCTTGTGAGTCAGTTACAGCTGGAACGGTCCCCTTTTTATCCTttgaaatactgaaaaggaggaAACGAGTGAGAATTAGAGATTACAAAAtcaaaattattacaaaattagAGTGTGACCCTCCAGGTGTTGCGGCTCAACCTTTCACCTTTGACATGGTTTTAAGTTCAAAAAATGCAaatagcttttttaaaaatatggcaTTGCTCTTTGACCTCAAGATTCTTCTTCTCTCGCAGACAAGAATAACAACTGGGAGATGAAAcgcgtaaaaaaaaaagcttgtctTATTATGTAATTATTGAGGATCATAAAAATTCTTGTGAGTTGTGAGTGACCCCAAACATTTTCCGACATGTAAGTGCCAATCAATACAAATTATTATCCCCCCAAATTTACAGCCCATATAAAAACCCTAGGACCTTAGAAGTTTTGCTTTTGTAATATCCTATTCTTCTGCAGTTCTAAGGCCTTCTTGCATTCAGCGTCTGCAGAAAGCTCTTTGATGGTTGCAGCTGGAATTTGTTGGATGGGGAAGGGAAGCCGAGCTGAAATAGCAAACCTCTGGGAAGCACAACAGCGTGCAAAAGGTGAAGGGAGGGGAGGTGGGAAAGGCACAACTGCACAGGAATGCAGAGAATTATGAGGTTATACTGGCACCAAATAGCATGGAACGAAGTAGGTTTATATTCTACGTGAATATATGGCAAGTGTGCGTTGACTACCCTGCCTGAGTTGGTCTTGTTTTTAGCTTGTCTCGTTGTAGTTAGATGTGTGTAGGTGCATGCATGCTTGGTAGGTGTATGTCTGTAAGCAGATGCCAGTAGCgtgccttttttcttcttcttttatttttataagtgAACAATCTTTAACGAGTCTGTGTGGAGATAGGTTTTGGTTTTATGTTTAGAAACTATCAGCTCCAGTTGGTCTGTAATTTCTTTCCCCTGTGTTTTGATGCATGTTTATGTTCTAGGTCTGTGTGTGATTTATAATGCAGGCAGTGAGAAGAGAGAGCTGGCGGAGAGCCAGTGGAGCAGAAATCAATGGTACTTTCAGCTGCTTATTTATGGTTGCACCAAACTCTGGGACTCTATATTCTGCTGGGCGAGAAACTGATCTCCGACAGGAGTGGGGGGGCTGGGAGGGAGGAGCGGTTGTTGATGAGGAGTGACAGGGTGCCAAGGGAGAGGTGGAAAGGACTGGAGCTCGGGGGTGGGGCGGGGGAGAAATGTTACAAAATGTTTGGACAGATCGAAAGgttagcagcataatgcaattttagcaagttcttttttttctactcgTATGTGCACGCAAGGATATTCATGGGATTCACAGGGTAGCAGAAGCAGCAGTTGTTAAAAGAAAGGAGTAAAATATTTTTGGCGCATTTGCAAGTTTGTATTTGTGCATTGTTTCAGAAATCATGTTGAAGCATGCCATGGAAGCATTTTCCATTTGTCTAGCAACTCTTTGAGTATAAATAATGCAGGATTACACTTAATACCCAGAGCTCATCTGATAGTCTTTAAATGTGGATTGTAACCTTAAGGTGCTAttatctgttgtgtttttattgttttcaacTATGGCAAGTTTCTGCAATTCTGAGGTTAAGATTAGATTTCAGCTAGTTTACTCAGCTTTTCCGTGAAAAAGTGATGTCTGACACCACCAGAAGTCATGATATTAGTACAGTTAAAGGTGACTGAGCTGTAAAAGGCTCACGCAGCATTGGTGTCACACTACCGGGCAAGCGGGCGGATGGGCAAGTGGTGtgaagtttgtgaatgtgataacttgagAAGAAGGAGACATAGGAGCTTCAAAATGATATtataggtgcatctactaaaaatctcagatgaGTTAGAACCTCAGTGACCTCAAGGTCTAGGTTTCTGAATATCTCGTGAAGTTAATAACTAGAGAACAAGGCGAAGTAGGTTTTTCAAATTACAAAGTCCCGCAAGGAATATtggtggggaaaaaagaagatgtACTTCTGCGAAAATTCAAGTTACTTTTGCAGAGTCCTGAaaaagttttgcgagatccTGAGAAAGACTTTTCCCCCACAGTTAGTGTACATCTATCAGTACCTGAGtactgcagctggctgttaatgAATTCAGCCAAGACTGCCAGGTCAGAGTACTCTTTCGGATGAGTGTGTCCTCTTGCACTAAGAACTCTCTTCAGATGTCTCTCACTTATATAAAAACGGTCTCTACTGCCAAGCACTGATCTAATTTCATAGTTTAGGCCAAGCTCAAACTAAAGATCTATTCATCTGTCCCACGGGTGTGTGTCCTCCATAACTGTGGTTTCCAAGGTCTCATTACTGACCTGGAAGTGCTTGGAGTTCAATCAAAAACTTTTGCGGGATCTCGCACAAGTAACTCAGGCTCTTAATTTAACATCTTAAATTAAGAGCCGGGCTCCATATGAAATTGATACTAaaggtgcatctactaaaaatctcagatgaTTTTGAATCTCAGTATTCTTGACCTCAAGTTCAGAGTAAGCTTTCTGAAAATCTTGCGCATTCGATGATTCGAAAACACAGCaatgattttcaaattgataccagcCCCCTAGGAGACCGTGTCTCTGTATTGTTAGACCAATAAAGCAAAGCCCCTACAGACACTGATAGATGTTAATAAAGGTGATTCATTAGCCTAATGCAGTCTCACTTCCTTTCTAATCGTTGCACTTCTAACTCTGTCTTTCAGCTCTCATTGAGCCTCATTTTACTGAGTGTATATCAAGGGACCAGGAGACGTTCCACTGCTGGTGGAGTCCCGGCAGCTTCCACAACCTCTCCTCCCCTGGAGCACTCCGAGTCTTCTACCTTaagaaagagtgagtgtaatcTCCAAAATGCTTTCTTTACTCTCAGAAATCATAATAATTGCTTGTTTTGTAGAAAATGTCACGTAGGCACATTGTTATGTGTGAATCAGTGAGCTCTATTAATGATGGTATAACCTTCACTTGACAAGAATTTAGTTTTTTACTTCTTCTTATGTTTCTTCTGCCATTGTTTCACTCATTCAGGCCTCCTACCAGCCAGTGGAAGGAGTGTCCTGAGTATATCCATTCAAATAGGGAATGTTTCTTTGATGAAGCTCACACATCCATATGGATCACTTACTGCATGCAGCTTCGCACTCAAAACAACATCACCTATTTCAATGAAGATGACTGTTTCACTGTGGAGAATATTGGTTAGTAGCCAAGAGTTATGTATatttacagatttttaaaaacttatgATTTATCAGCAAATTTGACCTCCTACTATACTGTTCTAATTTTTAAGGTTGTCTGTAAAAATCCTTTATAGCATTAAGAGATCTTTACAGATGTTACTCAATGTATTCATATGTaattatatattcatatttcacAGCACAAAATGGTTACTTTTAGTTCAATGAATTACTCGGATACCAGGAAATTCTACTTGTTTTTGGACTTACGTGAGATAAACAGTGCTTAAGTGGTAAATATTTTGAGTCTAGAAGATGCTGACAAGCAATATATTATCACATGGCAACGTCATATGTTGCCTGACATCTTCTTCATGGAAAGATCTTTGTTAGTTCTTTTTATGAGCACAAATTGATTGTGGATGTTGTCTTAGCCACTTGACCTGTAGTAGGGTCAGGCTTTTGGTTGCTGTCTATTCTTCCAAACCTCTTTGTTTATAGAAGGAGAATAGCAACTACTTGTTGAATCAGCTCCAAATGATTCTTGACATTGTTTTCAAtgccttctcctcctctttatGGCCAACGTTTCCAGTTATATCCAAGAAATATCCATTTGTGATGCGTTTATGATAATATCAAATCAAACTTGTGCAGTTTCAATCAATATTGCTTGCGTTTGCACCAGTCtcagttaaaaaaatatcaacCTTTTAcacaaatgtaatgtaatggGAGTACCCCATCTTTAATAATTATGACTTCATGGAGGTTTTCACTTCTTTGCTTTGTCCTTATGTCCTGATCAACAGtgttaaattaatgaaaaaaaccaaaaccaaaagcaAAACATGTTGATCATTTAGTTTTAAATCTGTTAAAtggaattacatttttttaaaatctttgtaAAGGGATTGACACAGTCTGGATATAGCAGATACGTTATGTAGATGATgtattttattgaatttttgAACAtaagcagtatttttttttaatattctgttAACCTTTTTTATGTGATCCTAAATTAGCATACCAAATCAGTAACTAGAAGTGTCCTTTCGTTCTGTTTGAATATTAACTTTTGCCTTTTCTCTGACAGTACGTCCTGACCCGCCAGTGAATTTAAACTGGACCCTGCTGAATACAAGTCCTTCCGGGCTAAATTATGATGTCATGATTAACTGGGAGCCCCCACCTACTGCTGATGTTAGGTTGGGATGGATGCGTGTGGAGTATGAGTTGCAGTACAGAGAGAGAAATACCACAAACTGGGAAGCAGTAAGTCTTTTATTCCTAACTTTTTAATAATCTTGTCCattatttctttttacacacagtTCCTCACATTGACAGAAGCAGATTTTGCACAtgcacattaacacaaataaaaaacaaacaaatctcaTGCTCTTAAAAATGAATTGTAGGTCATCGAAGCAGAGTGTTATGTTTCTCTTTCCCTCCCCCCTGAACACTTGTAGTTAAAATGCAGTTGGAGCTTTGCTGGCAAGGCTGTGGAAGCCAGAGCAAGGCCTTAGCGTCTGTGAAGGAAGTGAAGGGAGGGATCTGTAGGTCAGAGGCCATGGGACTGTGTACAGGCTCGTATTCATTACCGCTTGGCTTGCCTGATGGTTGGGGACCTCACGTCCATCTGTTACAATAGCATGTCATCTATCCAGTCTATCTGAAGTGCATCAGTAATTTTGTAGGTACAGGTGCCAAAAATGAAAACGGACCTCTTGACACCCTCCTTTTCTTACTCAGCCTTTAAGATTGGTGTTGTTACTATTTCTGTCAGGATAGCTGCATCATTCTTTTTAagcacatcatcatcattttttttttaatttacaaaaggtttgtctgtttttgcaattttcagTTGGACATTCAGCGACAGTCTCATCAGACAATCTACGGTCTGCGCTTAGGAAAAGAATATGAAGTACACATCCGCTGCAGGATGCAGGCTTTCATTAAATTTGGCGAGTTCAGTGAATCCGTCTTCATTCAAGTGACTGAGATTCCTAGCACAGGTGACGCATGTGTTAGAATGATGCAATGCATTTTTGGTGAACTGCAAATAATGAAGATgattgctctgtttttttttcctttgtgcaTTTAACACAGTATGATTGATGAAGCCAGAGGACTGGTTGTGATCATTGTTATGACGAGTTCTGTTTCATTTTGCTTCTTAGAGTCTACTGTCCATCTCACACTGGTTCTTGTATTTGGGACTGTGGGTATCCTCATACTCATCATGCTCATAGTCATCTCTCAGCAGAACCGGTACGAGCACTCACACACTCCCTCTCTTTCATGCATCTGTAGTGTCCAAAACATTTGTGAAACAGTGAGATATTTGCTAAATCACAGGTGCAGCTTTTCTCTtacatctctctctttctctgtgaaTGAATTTTCAAGTTCTTCTGTCATTGCAGATTAATGATATTCCTGCTGCCGCCTGTTCCTGCACCCAAAATCAAAGGCATCGATTCAGAGCTATTGAAGGTATTTCTGGTCTGTGATTTTTCAAGCAAATGCTAGACCCCTGCAGTCAAGTAGCGTGACTGTCAGATGGGGTTCAAAATTATTGTGTATTTtaatcagattaaaaaaaggCAATGTTTGCAGGTGTTCACTGTTATTAAGTAAAATCATTATATAAGGGATTGTGTAATCACATTTCTAAAATTATATTTCGATTGTAATTTGGATAAAAAACAGActcctgtctgtctgtgcgGCTCATTTGGTAGGGATATGTTAGGTCACAAAATCACCACATCACCCCCtcatctctttctctcactcacTACCAGTTTCTCATCTGACTCAACCACCAATTAAAtgtgaaacaaaactgaatgtaaacaacaagaaaaaatggACAGTAGGACCACTCAGAGGGAATTAGACACAAAGAGCATCATGACTCAGGATTGTGTTGTGGGTGTATTATTCACACAGTGCATTTAAAAGCCATACAAAACAATCTGACCTctgaacaattaaaaaaaaaaaatcctgatgtaaattaataaataagttATGTTGTTAATTTGTGAGTAGACCAAGCTGCCATACACTCTTTGTTGGGTTTAAAATTTTCGACATAAGTCTGCAAAGTCAGAGTGTTTTACAGAGGAAACTGTCAATTTCTGGAGCCTAAATGTCAGAACACTTATGTACACACTTACACATTTGTACACTTGCAGAAGGGGAAGCTGGATGAGCTGAATTTTATGCTGAGTGGTAGAGGAATGGATGGCCTGCCCATTTATGCACCAGATTTCTACCAAGACGAGCCGTGGGTGGAGCTCATGGAGGTCGATGAGACAGAGGATGTAGATAATGGAGAGAAGAAGGATAACCGGGGCTCAGACACCCAGAAACTCCTGGGTCAGTCCCAACCTGTCAGTCAACACATCAACATAAACTGCTCAAATTCAGTCAGGTATGGCAAAGATTTACATTTAAAGGTCTTATTTGTGTAATCAAATAGCTCCGTGAATACTCATTTTTTtgcctttcttctttttttggcttCTCCTCAAGTGGTCCGGATGCTGAGTCATCCCAGGCCACCTGTTACAACACAGATCTccctgaagaagaaacactaaTGCTGATGGCCACGCTTCTACCAGGACAACCTGATGAAGAGGAAACCTCCCTTGATACTGTAGAAAGATCCTCAGCCTCTGAGACAGGTGAAAGACAGCTCATCCAAACCCAAACCAGAGGGCCCCAGACCTGGGTCAACACAGACTTCTACGCTCAGGTCACCAATGTTATGCCAACTGGTGGTGTGGTGTTGTCTCCTGGACAGCAACTCAGAATCCAGGAGAGCATCTCAGCTGCCgagaaggaaacaaaaaagaagcGGAAAGAGAGTGAAGACAGCGAGGAGTCTGAGGAACGGAAGCAAAAAGAGCCACAGTTTCAGCTGCTAGTAGTGGATCCAGAAGGAAGTGCCTACAGTACAGAGAGCAGTATCCAGCAAATCAGCACTCCTCCCCCTAGCTCTCCCATGCCCGGTGAGGGGTACCACATCATACATCCTCAGCCAGTGGAGCCCAGACCTGCAGCCACAATGGAGCTTAATCAGTCACCTTACATTATTCCTGACTCTCCACAGTTTTTTGCTCCTGTTGCAGACTACACAGTGGTTCAGGAGTTAGACAGCCATCACAGTCTGCTCCTTAACCCGCCTTGCCACCAGACCCCCCCTCCCTGCCTGCCACAGCACCCACTCAAGGCACCTATGCCTGTGGGGTACATTACCCCAGACCTGCTGGGGAACCTCTCACAATGAAATGACAATGACATCAGACCTTTACGTGTAAGGCTGATTCACCAGGAAGTTACCTACAGTCGTCCTACCCGATTCCCGTTGGAAACCAAGTAACTCCCAGCACACTGGGTGGCTGAGATGTGCACGGGTGTCTATTTTCAGAGGATGCAGAAAGGCAGATATAAAAGGCTACAAGATACTCTCTTAACTTCTTTGCATCTGCTAAAGCAGTTCTTTTTTGAGGCAGCCAAATATTAACATCACAAACCAAATGCACAGTTTGCTCTGTTTCGTCAACACCTCATGCATCCATGCATGATTACAATGAGCCAAGCAAACATAATATCAATGCTTAACTGCCTTGTGTTGCATTGTATCTCTGGCTTATTGTGTCCAGAGCAATGACACTGTTACAGTCTTAATTTTACAGAGTGCTTTCAGTGCATGACCGATGGTGTGAGTTTTCACACCAAACAAAAGTCATTGCTGACGGTGATGCTGTTTAACCCACGAGGTACTTTATCAGTTTATCAATAGACCGTTCCTATCTTTCTTAACTCATCATATCATATTAGCACTTCACTAgagatatatttttataaaaaaaacaaccaagtACACTGTTCAATACCTATCCAGATTTAGCTTGcattcctgtcttcattttatCTAAAAGGTAGCTGTTCATATTTTCAGAATAAGTAATGGAATTGAGGTTGTATGATGTCAAGCTATGTTCCTCTTAACCTCTAGTTCAATAGAATGTTTAATGCTTTAAACAAATAGAGAAAAACATCCAGCAcgcgtatacacacacacacacacacacacacacacacacacacgcacacacacacacacgcacacacacgcacacacacacacacacacaagagatACCAAAGTCAGGGCAACAAACACCAACAGCAAATTAAAGTTAGTCCAGTCACAGTTATACCTCTTTCTTTCCGTGGAAAGTGTTTAAAGGAAATCTGGGAAATGAAGGAAACCACTAACTTACACATAAGTAGACACAGTAGAGAAATTAAAACACTTCATGGACTAGTACCCATAATTAATTGAATATCACACGCTGATATACATATCTAattgtgtggggtttttttgaggTTATTTATTGACATTTAATTTTGACACCAAGTTCATACGTTGCACTGAAGTGCAGCACATGTATTATGAGGAAGAattctttcagtttcactcatAGCTGGGAGAAAACTGGGCTATACATTACAGAGCACCACCAAGTGCCTTGCTCAAGGGCACGTTGATAACGTAGTTTACCGGAGAGAAAgggacacatgcacacagctaGGGCAGcgtatttttttaacttaaaccATAATGCTCAAGCTTTCTTCTTGGGGTTTGTATTCCTCTCCTGTAAATGAAGCAAGCTGAAAGACTGTGAAAGTATACTTTAAATGTAATTAGCTAAATCTTTCTACCTATTAACTGCCAAGTGTTAACAGCCTGTGCCTATAATATTGTAAGTGGCTTGCCGGTTCTGTGCTATGGTACTATGTTTATGCAATCACAACTTGTGCATTGATGCATTGCTTTTTGCAGTGGACAGTGTAGGTGAACTGTGCAGAGATATCGCTTTTAAAAATCTGCACAAGCACTGCAACGGCAACACGCACGTGCGTGCATGCATACAAGAAAATAATGCGTAAAACTATTTCCCTTAATCATATTTTATTCTTTGCCTCATTCACCTAGTTTATCAGCTGCAAACCACAATAAACATCCTGCTAATTATGCTCACAAAACCTTTCAAATCCAAAATGATAATGAAAGTTCGTATTGACCACCTGCAAACTGGCATGTATGTAGCTGTGAGCATTCTTCCCCAAGAAAAGCTCAGTTATATATTGTTGCTTAATAAGTTAGATATCTTTATTAGTATTTACAATAAATTTGTCCTGGTTCATGGAAATGGGGGATGTTTGTAATATAATGTGGGTGAAAGAAAACCTTTTGTAAAGTTTTAGGTCCGTCCTATGAATTCTATCACAAACACCCGACGATACTGCTGTCACCAAGGCGGCAGAAGAGCGTAGTATAATAACATGTAAATACACTTGGGTTAAAAGAGCCTGCCCCATATGTAGTGTTTTGTGATGTAGCATAATGAATGTGAATCTGAACAGCCTCCATTTGGCAGCCTCCAAATGAGCTTTTCTCACCATAACACAAATGTATTCTACAGAGCAAAGGAAGCACATCCAGCATAGAAATACATTGTTAATACAGATAAGTGGATAGATGAGTCAGATAATATATGCCTTTTAATCAGACAATCTCATAGCAACGCAAGAGccataaaatgatttttttatggGAATCTGATAAATATGTGCCACTTCTCTCTATCTCGCTTTTATTTGAAAATATCTCAGCGTTATGTTGTTGCAGCCTAGCGCGAATAATCCCAGCAAGTCCTTGCTGTTGCAGAAAAGTCTTAATATATTGACTGTTGCTGTAAAATTACAAGCATATACATTTTGTGTCATTAGTAGTAGCCACAATATATTGCTGCTCAGTGCATGTATTTTTCCCGCATTCAGCCTTACTGTGGTGTCAGTCGAGAGAGCGCAACGATCATTATAACATGTACAATCCTAAGTGTTTTGCAGGCGAAGTCCGTAATCAGTAGCACTGTAACGTGACCGTTTCGCCCCGAGAATCTTTCGCAGTGTTTACACTCATCCAAAGACCCCCAGAAGGCTCTCTGTCTATATGAAGGAAGATCAGATCATGGGAAAAGCACTGTTTTGATCCTGTATCAGTTGTACCATGGTGATTTTTAAAAGTGTGCAAACTGAaatatggaaaaagaaaaaaaagaaaaaaaaagtcaaatctgtgaaagtgttttttaaaggttATAGTACGACAGAAATATTTGGGAGGTGCTTCTTTTCTTCAAGCTGTGCAAATGTTTACTACATTTCAAATGTTATTTCAAGCTTATAAATGTTACAGACACTTTAGAGGAAGCACTTTGTACACGTACAATATATATCTGATGTAGACATATTTTGTATCAAGTGAGTGAAAAAAATAGCGCTATAAAATAGTATTATATATTTTCTAGTCAGCACAGTAATCAGAAAGTGAGGAACAGTATCAGTGTTGATaagcttcagttttgtttaaggAACGTATTTTACACAGATTGC includes these proteins:
- the ghra gene encoding growth hormone receptor a isoform X1; this translates as MGERLAQDGEEAPALPGCSQMLPDVKGIMALSPSSNLLILLILSSLDWLPSPGSTFLTDWDHTTSSALIEPHFTECISRDQETFHCWWSPGSFHNLSSPGALRVFYLKKEPPTSQWKECPEYIHSNRECFFDEAHTSIWITYCMQLRTQNNITYFNEDDCFTVENIVRPDPPVNLNWTLLNTSPSGLNYDVMINWEPPPTADVRLGWMRVEYELQYRERNTTNWEALDIQRQSHQTIYGLRLGKEYEVHIRCRMQAFIKFGEFSESVFIQVTEIPSTESTVHLTLVLVFGTVGILILIMLIVISQQNRLMIFLLPPVPAPKIKGIDSELLKKGKLDELNFMLSGRGMDGLPIYAPDFYQDEPWVELMEVDETEDVDNGEKKDNRGSDTQKLLGQSQPVSQHININCSNSVSGPDAESSQATCYNTDLPEEETLMLMATLLPGQPDEEETSLDTVERSSASETGERQLIQTQTRGPQTWVNTDFYAQVTNVMPTGGVVLSPGQQLRIQESISAAEKETKKKRKESEDSEESEERKQKEPQFQLLVVDPEGSAYSTESSIQQISTPPPSSPMPGEGYHIIHPQPVEPRPAATMELNQSPYIIPDSPQFFAPVADYTVVQELDSHHSLLLNPPCHQTPPPCLPQHPLKAPMPVGYITPDLLGNLSQ
- the ghra gene encoding growth hormone receptor a precursor; amino-acid sequence: MALSPSSNLLILLILSSLDWLPSPGSTFLTDWDHTTSSALIEPHFTECISRDQETFHCWWSPGSFHNLSSPGALRVFYLKKEPPTSQWKECPEYIHSNRECFFDEAHTSIWITYCMQLRTQNNITYFNEDDCFTVENIVRPDPPVNLNWTLLNTSPSGLNYDVMINWEPPPTADVRLGWMRVEYELQYRERNTTNWEALDIQRQSHQTIYGLRLGKEYEVHIRCRMQAFIKFGEFSESVFIQVTEIPSTESTVHLTLVLVFGTVGILILIMLIVISQQNRLMIFLLPPVPAPKIKGIDSELLKKGKLDELNFMLSGRGMDGLPIYAPDFYQDEPWVELMEVDETEDVDNGEKKDNRGSDTQKLLGQSQPVSQHININCSNSVSGPDAESSQATCYNTDLPEEETLMLMATLLPGQPDEEETSLDTVERSSASETGERQLIQTQTRGPQTWVNTDFYAQVTNVMPTGGVVLSPGQQLRIQESISAAEKETKKKRKESEDSEESEERKQKEPQFQLLVVDPEGSAYSTESSIQQISTPPPSSPMPGEGYHIIHPQPVEPRPAATMELNQSPYIIPDSPQFFAPVADYTVVQELDSHHSLLLNPPCHQTPPPCLPQHPLKAPMPVGYITPDLLGNLSQ